The Clostridiaceae bacterium HFYG-1003 genome includes a window with the following:
- the gcvPB gene encoding aminomethyl-transferring glycine dehydrogenase subunit GcvPB, with protein sequence MFDKYGKTIFDLSQEGRRATTLPKLDVEELALDDMIPANLQRKTELNLPQVTQLDVMRHYTLLSKLNYSVDAGFYPLGSCTMKYNPKINEDMAGLPGFARLHPYQDESTVQGALEVQYKLSKALCEIVGMDAVTLQPAAGAHGEMTGLMLIKEYHKRRGDTKRTKIIVPDAAHGTNPASVSVVGFDVVEVPSTKEGDVDLDALRAVANDEVAGLMLTNPSTLGVFESNIMEIAKIIHDCGGLIYYDGANLNAIMGKVRPGDMGFDVLHMNLHKTMSTPHGGGGPGAGPVACKKELAPYLPVPMVTYNEAEDKYGWDYDRPESIGKIKGFFGNFGVLLRAYVYILSMGRDGLRKASEDAVLNANYIKFSLKDDYKIINENPTMHEVVFAGLKDKSTGVSTLEVAKRLIDYGFHPPTIYFPLIVDQALMVEPTETESRETMDHFIGAMKLIAEEARTNPQIFKTAPHNTPVRRIDEVAAVKNPILKWTPDLKKELGEDYATKPVACAPDTEGK encoded by the coding sequence ATGTTTGATAAATACGGAAAAACAATATTTGACCTCTCTCAGGAAGGCAGACGCGCGACCACACTTCCGAAGCTGGATGTGGAAGAACTGGCACTGGATGATATGATTCCGGCCAATCTGCAGCGGAAAACAGAGCTGAACCTGCCCCAGGTCACTCAGCTGGATGTAATGCGCCACTATACGCTTCTGTCCAAGCTGAATTACTCCGTGGACGCCGGATTCTATCCGTTAGGCTCCTGCACCATGAAGTACAACCCTAAGATTAACGAAGACATGGCAGGACTTCCCGGATTTGCCAGACTTCATCCCTATCAGGATGAGTCCACGGTACAGGGAGCCCTGGAAGTTCAGTACAAACTGAGCAAAGCACTTTGTGAAATCGTCGGAATGGATGCAGTGACCCTGCAGCCGGCTGCCGGTGCTCACGGTGAAATGACCGGTCTGATGCTGATCAAGGAATACCATAAGAGACGCGGCGATACCAAGCGGACCAAGATCATTGTTCCCGATGCGGCTCACGGAACCAACCCGGCTTCCGTATCCGTGGTAGGGTTCGATGTTGTTGAAGTTCCTTCCACCAAGGAAGGCGATGTGGATCTGGATGCACTCAGAGCAGTAGCCAATGATGAAGTGGCCGGTCTGATGCTGACAAACCCCTCCACCCTGGGAGTTTTTGAATCCAACATCATGGAAATCGCTAAGATCATCCACGACTGCGGCGGACTGATTTACTATGATGGAGCCAACCTCAATGCCATCATGGGTAAAGTACGTCCTGGCGATATGGGCTTCGACGTTCTCCACATGAATCTCCACAAGACCATGTCAACGCCTCACGGCGGCGGCGGCCCCGGAGCTGGTCCGGTTGCCTGCAAGAAGGAGCTCGCTCCCTACCTGCCAGTGCCAATGGTCACCTACAATGAGGCGGAAGATAAGTACGGCTGGGATTATGACCGTCCTGAATCGATCGGCAAAATCAAGGGCTTCTTCGGAAACTTTGGTGTGCTGCTGAGAGCTTACGTCTACATCTTGTCCATGGGCAGAGATGGCCTCAGGAAAGCATCCGAAGATGCGGTTCTTAATGCCAACTACATCAAGTTCTCCCTGAAGGACGACTACAAGATCATTAATGAGAACCCGACCATGCACGAAGTTGTATTCGCCGGACTCAAGGACAAGTCCACCGGTGTCTCAACGCTCGAAGTTGCAAAACGTCTGATCGACTATGGATTCCATCCACCGACGATCTACTTCCCGCTCATCGTTGATCAGGCTCTGATGGTTGAACCGACTGAAACAGAATCCAGGGAAACCATGGATCACTTTATCGGCGCCATGAAGCTGATTGCCGAAGAAGCCAGAACCAACCCGCAGATCTTTAAGACGGCTCCTCACAACACCCCGGTTCGCCGGATCGATGAAGTTGCCGCTGTTAAGAATCCGATCCTGAAATGGACACCGGATCTTAAGAAGGAGCTCGGAGAGGATTATGCAACAAAGCCGGTCGCCTGTGCGCCGGACACTGAAGGTAAATAA
- the gcvPA gene encoding aminomethyl-transferring glycine dehydrogenase subunit GcvPA yields the protein MKHPYLPGTDKDLEIMLDRIGVSSVDALFKAVPANVKLQEDLKLDPAMTEIDVRRKVGAMANKNKSIDDLTCFLGAGSYDHYIPSTVKHIISRSEFYTAYTPYQPEIAQGTLQGVWEYQSMMCMLTGMDVSNVSMYDGPTAAAEAAMLATGSQRRNKILVSEGVNPETRQVLESYLRSRDVEIAYVPLTEDGQTDSAKLSDLLDKEIAGLVVGYPNFYGIVEDFSEIVEKVHANKSLFIMQIDPLAMGLLKTPGEIGADIVVGEGQSLGQNLNYGGPVLGFMNITEKLVRKAPGRIIGRSIDVDGNPAYVLTLQAREQHIRREKATSNICSDQTLNSIAAAVYLASMGPEGMKEAAIQSAQKAHYLAKKLEATGKFKMKFDAPYFKEFVMETDLDAGKMNEELLKQGMLGPLSLDSCGLPGAVLFCVTENRSKEEMDKLVAALEVI from the coding sequence TTGAAGCATCCATATCTTCCGGGTACCGACAAAGACCTGGAGATTATGCTCGATCGAATCGGCGTATCCTCAGTAGATGCGCTCTTTAAGGCAGTGCCGGCAAACGTCAAGCTTCAGGAAGACCTGAAGCTTGACCCGGCAATGACCGAGATCGACGTAAGACGGAAAGTCGGTGCTATGGCTAATAAGAACAAGTCCATCGACGACCTGACCTGTTTCCTTGGAGCAGGTTCTTATGATCATTACATCCCATCAACCGTGAAACACATCATTTCCCGTTCTGAATTCTACACGGCGTACACGCCTTATCAGCCGGAAATTGCCCAGGGTACCCTTCAGGGTGTCTGGGAATATCAGTCCATGATGTGCATGCTCACGGGCATGGATGTATCCAATGTTTCCATGTACGACGGCCCGACCGCTGCGGCAGAGGCAGCCATGCTGGCTACGGGATCACAGCGCCGGAACAAGATCCTTGTTTCGGAAGGTGTTAACCCGGAAACCCGTCAGGTGCTGGAATCCTACCTGAGATCCCGTGATGTCGAAATCGCCTACGTTCCACTGACTGAAGACGGACAGACGGATTCCGCGAAACTGTCAGATCTTCTGGATAAGGAAATCGCCGGATTGGTGGTAGGCTATCCAAACTTCTATGGAATTGTTGAGGATTTCAGCGAAATCGTGGAAAAAGTTCACGCCAACAAGTCACTGTTCATCATGCAGATTGACCCGCTGGCAATGGGCTTATTGAAGACTCCAGGTGAAATCGGAGCCGATATCGTTGTCGGAGAAGGCCAGTCCCTGGGCCAGAACCTGAATTACGGCGGACCGGTCCTTGGTTTCATGAACATTACAGAAAAGCTGGTGCGTAAAGCTCCCGGCCGTATTATCGGACGTTCCATCGACGTGGATGGCAATCCCGCATATGTGCTGACTCTGCAGGCCAGAGAACAGCACATCAGAAGAGAAAAAGCCACTTCCAATATTTGCTCAGACCAGACTCTCAACTCCATTGCTGCCGCTGTGTATCTGGCCAGCATGGGACCAGAGGGAATGAAGGAAGCTGCCATTCAGTCTGCTCAGAAGGCACACTATCTGGCGAAAAAGCTGGAAGCCACCGGAAAGTTCAAAATGAAATTCGATGCTCCGTATTTCAAGGAATTTGTCATGGAAACGGATCTTGACGCTGGTAAAATGAATGAAGAACTCTTAAAGCAAGGCATGCTGGGCCCCCTGAGTCTGGATTCCTGCGGCCTGCCGGGAGCTGTTCTCTTCTGTGTGACGGAGAACCGGTCCAAAGAAGAGATGGATAAGCTCGTAGCAGCTTTGGAGGTGATCTAG
- the gcvH gene encoding glycine cleavage system protein GcvH: MENVKENLYYTKDHDWVRVEGDKAYVGLTNYAQHHLGSIVYAEAPEVDAEFAKGDAYGVVESVKAATDVNMPVSGKIVEVNEEVVDAPEKFNEDPWGNWFVAVEMSDKAELEELLSAEDYQKLLDEEE, translated from the coding sequence ATGGAAAACGTAAAAGAAAATCTTTATTACACGAAGGATCATGACTGGGTAAGAGTAGAGGGAGATAAGGCTTATGTTGGTCTGACCAACTATGCACAGCATCACCTCGGATCCATTGTTTACGCGGAAGCTCCGGAAGTTGACGCTGAATTCGCTAAAGGCGATGCTTACGGCGTTGTAGAATCCGTTAAGGCTGCTACCGATGTCAACATGCCAGTATCCGGCAAGATCGTTGAAGTGAATGAAGAAGTTGTTGACGCTCCGGAAAAATTCAATGAAGATCCATGGGGCAACTGGTTTGTTGCCGTAGAAATGAGCGATAAGGCAGAACTCGAAGAACTGCTGTCCGCTGAAGACTATCAGAAGCTGCTCGACGAGGAGGAATAA
- the gcvT gene encoding glycine cleavage system aminomethyltransferase GcvT, with protein sequence MEDVKRTPVYESYAKYGGKNVAYAGWEMPVEYIGLVPEHNKVRTDAGIFDVSHMGEVTVKGKDALAYVDHLVTNDVTKLVDGQCQYNVLCYPDGGVVDDLIVYRFGPEDFLLVINAGNTDKDYVWFKEHLDGYDVVIENVSPETGQVAVQGPKAEEYVQKLTDTDLSQIAFFHNKKDVNIGGINCLVSRTGYTGEDGFEIYCHKDEVAKLFEMIADAGVQPIGLGARDTLRFEANLPLYGQEYDETISPLEAGYGYFVKLDKEGDFIGKEALKKQKAEGLKRKIVGFEMAKGSPRHGYDVYKGDKKIGVVTTGYISPSLGKAIGMALVDIEESEMGNTFDIAVRNKRMPATVISRKFLKKDK encoded by the coding sequence ATGGAAGACGTAAAAAGAACGCCAGTCTACGAGTCCTACGCAAAGTACGGTGGCAAAAACGTAGCTTACGCAGGATGGGAAATGCCCGTGGAGTACATCGGCCTGGTGCCTGAGCACAACAAAGTGCGCACAGATGCAGGCATCTTCGATGTTTCCCACATGGGAGAGGTTACCGTGAAAGGTAAGGATGCGCTGGCTTATGTTGACCACCTTGTTACGAATGACGTAACGAAGCTGGTTGACGGACAGTGCCAGTACAACGTTTTATGCTATCCTGACGGCGGGGTTGTGGATGACCTGATCGTCTATCGGTTTGGACCGGAAGATTTCCTTCTGGTTATCAATGCCGGCAATACGGATAAAGACTATGTCTGGTTCAAGGAACACCTTGATGGCTATGACGTTGTCATTGAAAATGTCTCTCCGGAAACCGGACAGGTTGCTGTTCAGGGACCAAAAGCTGAGGAATATGTCCAAAAATTAACCGATACGGATTTATCCCAGATTGCCTTCTTCCATAACAAGAAAGATGTCAATATTGGCGGAATCAACTGCCTCGTTTCCAGAACCGGCTACACCGGCGAAGATGGCTTTGAAATCTACTGCCACAAAGACGAAGTTGCCAAGCTCTTTGAAATGATCGCTGATGCAGGGGTTCAGCCCATCGGTTTAGGCGCCAGAGATACACTGCGCTTCGAAGCCAACCTTCCCTTGTACGGTCAGGAATACGATGAGACGATCTCACCTCTGGAAGCCGGCTACGGATACTTCGTCAAGCTGGATAAGGAAGGAGACTTCATCGGCAAGGAAGCTTTGAAAAAGCAGAAAGCTGAAGGACTCAAGAGAAAGATTGTCGGATTTGAAATGGCAAAGGGCAGCCCGCGTCATGGTTACGATGTTTACAAGGGCGATAAGAAAATTGGTGTAGTCACTACCGGATACATTTCTCCGTCCCTGGGAAAAGCCATTGGAATGGCACTGGTTGATATCGAAGAGTCCGAAATGGGCAACACCTTTGACATCGCAGTCCGCAACAAGAGAATGCCGGCCACCGTTATCTCCAGAAAATTCCTCAAAAAAGATAAATAA
- a CDS encoding VIT and VWA domain-containing protein, which produces MKKYGLSAKDKAVKLNKLQVSGNVCGEYIEYTIAQHYRNTGKDNVQCTYSFPIPDTATLTDFSISLGGKNLSASVESREEVLKILENAKEENLNPISLLSDEEDDFQITIGDVMPNETVVIKITYMDQLIYDDNQVRVIIPSVVDPTFVSAQTDEAIDQPSEFYLSLLIESYGEVSIKSSSHKIKVERHDETLRKLTIDKGQTLDRDFVLEIVERKPRQADGIAYTYYDQEEEVDKAILMLRFFPILPDNGMSGAKNYTFIIDMSESMAGSKIEEAKNALLIALRSLDEGDRFNIITFSGEVTQFSHQGKLAYTKENLDAATEWIEALELGEGADVYSALREALMGVEDTDIPEYLFLFSDDMVENEDEIIEYVRSNIGNARLFTIGMDTEVNSYFITKLAEAGYGMSEFVEEGQRVDDIILRHFHRIHNPQLDVTSIDWGKMQVEKTYPGTISYLYDREPFTIFASVIGEIEGKVTLKGKIIGREGEREHKLVADLDRLEIEENSKLIEKVWAKKMIESLEERERKARGHEKEQIRERILDLAKEYNMLSSETAFILTESIEDPVSGYAMQRIVPLDMSVETMKLLSESFFLDDTRYSKDITIRETMAQKGISRQEALKAIQFERENLLRILAKNQQADGSFRDLGTVLEGDVLETTLKSLLAFTAGKEPATIYLNSINKAFSFVMTTIREDEALLTERNLMLLSIAYEMADAKRLIKEKTKEALDTLFDRIEEGEFSPSLKEVETVVENTSPLQMKYIMAAALNISSSQISDLEEIFEKDIKSNITRISEVALAKAL; this is translated from the coding sequence ATGAAAAAATACGGACTCTCCGCAAAAGACAAGGCAGTGAAATTAAATAAACTCCAGGTGTCCGGCAATGTTTGCGGGGAGTATATTGAATATACGATCGCTCAGCATTATCGCAATACCGGCAAGGACAATGTGCAGTGCACCTACTCCTTCCCAATTCCTGACACAGCCACGCTGACTGATTTTTCCATCAGTCTGGGGGGCAAGAACCTTTCGGCTTCGGTGGAATCCAGAGAAGAAGTGCTGAAAATCCTTGAAAATGCAAAAGAGGAGAATCTGAATCCCATTTCCCTTCTTTCCGATGAAGAGGATGATTTCCAAATTACGATCGGGGATGTCATGCCCAATGAGACGGTAGTCATAAAAATTACCTACATGGATCAGCTCATTTATGATGATAATCAGGTTCGCGTGATTATCCCATCGGTTGTTGACCCGACTTTTGTCAGCGCGCAGACCGATGAAGCCATCGATCAGCCATCCGAATTTTACCTGAGTCTTCTGATTGAGTCTTACGGTGAAGTTTCAATCAAGAGCAGCTCACATAAAATCAAGGTGGAACGCCATGATGAGACACTCAGAAAACTAACCATCGACAAGGGACAGACGCTGGATCGGGATTTTGTTCTTGAAATTGTGGAACGAAAACCCCGTCAGGCAGATGGCATCGCCTATACCTACTATGATCAGGAAGAGGAAGTAGACAAGGCGATTCTCATGCTTCGATTTTTCCCGATCCTGCCGGATAACGGGATGTCCGGGGCCAAAAATTATACATTCATCATCGATATGTCGGAATCCATGGCGGGCAGCAAGATCGAAGAGGCGAAGAACGCTCTGCTGATTGCCCTGCGCAGCCTGGATGAAGGGGATCGTTTCAATATCATTACCTTCTCAGGAGAAGTGACTCAATTCAGCCATCAGGGAAAGCTGGCCTACACCAAGGAAAATCTTGATGCGGCTACTGAATGGATCGAAGCGTTGGAGCTGGGGGAAGGTGCTGATGTTTATTCCGCTCTGCGCGAAGCTCTGATGGGGGTAGAGGATACTGATATCCCAGAGTACCTGTTCCTGTTCTCCGATGATATGGTCGAAAATGAAGATGAGATCATCGAATATGTCCGATCCAATATCGGAAATGCCCGGCTGTTCACGATTGGGATGGATACCGAAGTCAATTCATACTTCATCACCAAGCTGGCTGAGGCTGGCTATGGAATGTCGGAATTCGTGGAGGAAGGCCAGCGTGTGGATGATATTATTCTGCGGCACTTTCACCGGATCCATAATCCTCAGCTGGATGTCACGTCCATCGACTGGGGCAAGATGCAGGTGGAAAAAACCTATCCTGGCACCATTTCCTATCTGTATGACCGGGAACCCTTCACCATTTTCGCCAGTGTAATCGGCGAGATTGAAGGCAAAGTGACCTTGAAGGGGAAAATCATCGGGCGGGAAGGCGAACGCGAGCATAAGCTCGTTGCAGATCTGGATCGGCTGGAAATCGAGGAAAACTCGAAACTGATCGAAAAAGTCTGGGCAAAAAAGATGATTGAATCTCTGGAGGAACGAGAACGGAAAGCTCGTGGCCATGAGAAGGAACAGATCCGGGAACGGATCCTGGATTTGGCGAAAGAATATAATATGCTTTCCTCAGAGACCGCGTTCATCCTGACGGAGTCCATTGAGGATCCGGTATCCGGATATGCCATGCAGCGCATTGTGCCGCTGGACATGTCAGTCGAAACCATGAAGCTTCTCTCAGAGTCCTTCTTCCTGGATGATACTCGTTACTCCAAGGACATTACCATACGCGAAACTATGGCGCAAAAGGGCATCTCCAGACAGGAAGCTCTGAAGGCGATTCAGTTTGAACGGGAAAACCTGCTTCGAATCCTTGCGAAGAACCAGCAGGCTGACGGCTCCTTCCGCGATCTGGGGACCGTTCTCGAAGGGGATGTGCTGGAAACTACTCTGAAGAGTCTGCTGGCCTTTACAGCCGGCAAGGAACCTGCCACGATCTATCTGAACAGCATCAACAAAGCATTCAGCTTTGTCATGACAACGATTCGCGAAGATGAAGCGTTGTTGACCGAACGCAATCTGATGCTTTTGTCCATCGCATATGAAATGGCGGATGCCAAACGGCTGATCAAGGAAAAAACCAAAGAGGCACTGGATACTCTGTTTGACCGGATCGAGGAAGGTGAATTCTCACCGTCCCTGAAAGAAGTTGAAACCGTGGTGGAAAATACCTCACCCCTGCAGATGAAATACATCATGGCCGCGGCTTTGAATATTTCCTCGTCCCAGATCTCCGATCTGGAAGAAATCTTTGAGAAGGACATTAAATCAAACATCACCAGGATATCTGAAGTTGCCCTGGCGAAAGCCCTGTAA
- a CDS encoding HAMP domain-containing histidine kinase has product MKIKLQTKISLSYALIFTMVLLAMNGAVFLIVRFYTDSSDNIQLARTRTIVESVLREKGQFNQADLKEHGIRFPLVVQVKTDDQEFTSLDGVMITEEKGFNFLQFDYLGEMASHRARVIQTEFIGPDQVSHQLTIAKSIEETVYNQRVTIVTSAIASFLGMLLSLAVGSYMSHESFKPINNMRRSVDSIGVRNMGDRIRVPDTGDELTDLGNTFNSLLDRMESAYTKQSKFVSDASHELRTPLTVIKGYVELLDRWGKDDPEILNEAIAAIKEETHNMNNLVENLLFIAKGENRKLNVVPEEFELLDVVEEVCQETRMSQPQKNIEFEGQSILIEADRKMIKQLLRVFIENSVKFTRPDGTIRVVLAKTSHQAILKVWDNGDGIAPKDIPRVFERFFVADKARTKDKSGSGLGLSIAKWIIDVHRGKVSLDSKLGEFTEFAVTLPLKFQGDLPDLTPAPPPAEDHSGKPIG; this is encoded by the coding sequence ATGAAAATTAAGCTCCAGACGAAAATTTCCCTGAGCTATGCCCTGATCTTTACAATGGTGCTCCTGGCGATGAACGGAGCTGTGTTTTTAATCGTTCGGTTCTATACCGACAGCAGCGACAACATCCAGCTGGCGCGGACGCGCACCATCGTGGAATCGGTGCTCCGGGAGAAGGGCCAGTTCAACCAGGCCGATCTGAAAGAGCATGGGATTCGGTTTCCTCTGGTTGTCCAGGTAAAGACGGATGATCAGGAGTTCACTTCGTTGGATGGAGTGATGATCACAGAGGAGAAAGGCTTCAACTTCCTGCAGTTCGATTATCTGGGAGAGATGGCTTCTCATCGCGCCCGAGTGATCCAGACTGAATTCATCGGGCCTGACCAGGTCAGCCATCAACTGACAATCGCCAAAAGCATTGAAGAAACAGTATACAATCAGCGAGTGACCATTGTAACCTCAGCCATTGCCTCATTTCTTGGAATGCTGCTTTCACTGGCGGTGGGCAGCTATATGAGTCATGAAAGCTTCAAGCCCATCAACAACATGCGCCGATCGGTTGATTCCATCGGAGTGCGAAATATGGGGGACCGGATTCGGGTTCCGGATACAGGGGATGAGCTGACTGATTTGGGCAATACCTTCAACTCTCTGCTGGATCGAATGGAATCTGCTTATACCAAGCAAAGCAAGTTTGTATCGGACGCATCGCATGAACTGCGGACTCCGCTGACGGTCATCAAGGGATACGTCGAACTTCTTGACCGCTGGGGCAAGGATGATCCTGAGATTCTGAACGAGGCCATCGCCGCCATCAAGGAAGAAACCCACAATATGAACAACCTGGTAGAAAATCTACTGTTCATCGCCAAGGGGGAAAACAGGAAGCTCAATGTGGTCCCTGAGGAATTCGAACTGCTGGATGTGGTAGAGGAAGTCTGCCAGGAAACCCGGATGAGCCAGCCTCAGAAAAATATCGAATTCGAAGGACAGTCCATTCTGATCGAAGCTGATCGGAAAATGATCAAGCAGCTGCTGCGGGTGTTCATAGAAAACTCCGTAAAATTTACCCGGCCGGATGGAACAATACGAGTTGTCCTGGCCAAAACCAGTCATCAGGCTATTCTGAAGGTCTGGGACAACGGGGATGGAATTGCACCCAAGGACATCCCGCGGGTGTTTGAGCGGTTTTTTGTGGCAGACAAGGCGCGTACCAAGGATAAATCTGGTTCGGGGCTTGGACTGTCTATCGCGAAGTGGATTATTGATGTCCATCGGGGAAAAGTCAGCCTGGACTCAAAATTAGGCGAATTTACTGAATTTGCAGTCACGCTTCCTTTGAAATTCCAGGGCGATCTTCCGGATCTAACCCCTGCGCCGCCACCGGCTGAAGATCATTCAGGCAAACCGATTGGATAG
- a CDS encoding response regulator transcription factor yields MEDKRKILVVEDERKLARFIELELKHAGYDVETANEGQTAIMNIMNNQYDAIILDLMIPIIDGIEVCRRVRKFSNVPIIILTARDGVKDKVEGLDLGANDYMTKPFEMEELLARLRVIFRKEEEVKDKSLILSVGDLMLNKETYEVRRDSDRKELTKKEFDLLAYLMENQGIVLSREKILNQVWGFDFEGETNVVDVYIRFLRSKIDDKYDKKLIHTMRGAGYTIRDIDEN; encoded by the coding sequence ATGGAAGACAAGAGAAAAATCCTGGTCGTAGAGGATGAACGCAAACTGGCACGATTCATCGAACTGGAATTAAAACACGCCGGTTATGATGTTGAAACCGCCAATGAAGGGCAGACCGCGATCATGAATATCATGAATAATCAATACGATGCCATCATTCTGGATCTGATGATCCCGATTATCGATGGCATCGAAGTTTGTCGCCGGGTCCGCAAGTTCTCCAATGTCCCGATTATTATTTTGACCGCCCGGGATGGGGTAAAGGATAAGGTGGAGGGGCTGGATCTTGGCGCCAATGATTACATGACCAAGCCTTTTGAAATGGAAGAACTCCTCGCCAGACTTCGGGTCATTTTCCGCAAGGAGGAGGAGGTGAAGGACAAATCCCTCATCCTGAGTGTGGGAGATCTGATGCTGAACAAGGAAACTTACGAGGTTCGGCGGGATAGTGACCGGAAGGAACTGACCAAGAAGGAATTTGATCTCCTGGCCTATCTGATGGAAAATCAGGGCATCGTGCTGTCCAGGGAAAAGATCCTCAATCAGGTATGGGGATTTGATTTTGAAGGGGAAACCAATGTGGTGGACGTCTATATCCGATTCCTGCGCAGCAAAATCGATGACAAGTATGACAAGAAACTGATCCATACCATGCGGGGAGCCGGGTACACGATCCGGGACATCGATGAAAATTAA
- a CDS encoding IS30 family transposase — protein MSHLYSNTSVSRKKYSHLSYKDRQQLEGMVRSNHLLAKHKQMTQKHMATVLQCSEATVSRELKKGRVELMNSDLTLYVSYSADIAQEAYDYAATNKGPALKIGDDHEFVAYVAHKILEERWSPDAIIMDLKKKEIMPSKTLVSTRTLYNYISKGYITDVSNQNLPREGNQTRRTYRRVKRANKVLDAPGITERPVESTERSEPGHWEMDCIVSGKGKGLAALLTLNDRMTRESLVFKIARQTQDEVLKVLNRLERRMGRVKFSEMFKSITVDNGSEFLDWKALIRSVTGSKKPRTRVYFCHPYSSWERGTNEQNNGLIRYHIPKGAAIKDYSHAQIQKLQEWLNNYPRRVLGGLTAYEAKALYHSGRM, from the coding sequence ATGAGCCACCTCTATTCTAACACCTCGGTCTCCAGAAAGAAATACTCTCATTTATCCTACAAGGATCGTCAACAACTCGAGGGGATGGTTCGATCAAACCATCTTCTTGCGAAGCATAAACAAATGACCCAAAAACACATGGCGACGGTCTTACAATGCAGTGAGGCTACTGTAAGCCGGGAGTTGAAAAAAGGGCGAGTTGAACTCATGAACTCCGATTTGACCCTCTATGTGTCCTACTCCGCGGATATCGCACAGGAGGCATATGATTATGCCGCCACCAACAAGGGACCTGCCCTCAAAATTGGCGATGACCATGAGTTTGTTGCTTATGTAGCTCATAAGATCCTTGAAGAGCGCTGGTCTCCGGATGCTATTATCATGGACTTGAAGAAAAAGGAAATCATGCCATCCAAGACCCTTGTTTCAACCCGTACTCTGTATAACTACATCAGCAAGGGGTATATCACGGATGTTTCCAATCAAAATCTGCCCCGGGAAGGGAACCAGACCAGGCGTACGTATCGTCGGGTTAAACGTGCCAATAAGGTGTTGGATGCCCCTGGCATCACAGAGCGCCCAGTGGAAAGCACTGAACGAAGTGAACCCGGGCATTGGGAGATGGATTGCATCGTATCAGGCAAAGGCAAAGGGCTCGCAGCCCTTCTGACGCTGAATGATCGGATGACAAGGGAGAGCCTGGTCTTTAAGATTGCACGGCAAACCCAGGACGAAGTTTTGAAGGTACTTAACCGGCTGGAGCGTAGGATGGGGCGAGTCAAATTCAGTGAGATGTTTAAATCGATCACCGTGGATAACGGCTCTGAGTTTCTCGACTGGAAGGCACTGATTCGATCGGTGACAGGCAGTAAGAAGCCACGGACAAGAGTTTACTTTTGTCATCCGTACAGTTCTTGGGAGAGAGGAACCAATGAGCAGAACAATGGGCTGATCAGGTACCACATCCCAAAGGGGGCTGCCATTAAAGATTATAGCCATGCTCAGATACAGAAACTTCAGGAGTGGCTGAATAATTACCCAAGACGGGTATTGGGCGGATTGACAGCATACGAGGCAAAGGCCCTGTATCATTCTGGCAGGATGTAG
- a CDS encoding GNAT family N-acetyltransferase: MIRLEKINTGNVWETVKLSVHETQKCFVATNTQSILEAYVTVAEGKVAQPFSIYAQDTLAGFLMIGYDYFDDGEEPQAAHGNYLVWRLMIDQKYQGQGFGKAALNTALEYIRTRPFGDAEYCWLSYEPENIVAKSLYASVGFVENGERCGEETVAVLKL; encoded by the coding sequence ATGATCAGGTTAGAGAAAATAAACACCGGAAACGTTTGGGAAACCGTCAAATTATCCGTTCACGAAACACAAAAGTGCTTTGTGGCGACGAACACGCAGAGCATTCTGGAAGCCTATGTGACAGTCGCAGAAGGAAAAGTGGCTCAGCCGTTTTCTATTTATGCACAGGATACTCTGGCGGGTTTCCTCATGATTGGATATGACTACTTCGATGATGGGGAAGAACCTCAAGCAGCCCACGGGAACTATCTTGTGTGGCGACTGATGATTGATCAGAAGTACCAGGGACAGGGATTTGGGAAAGCGGCCTTGAACACTGCATTGGAGTACATCAGAACCAGACCGTTTGGAGATGCTGAGTATTGCTGGTTATCCTACGAACCAGAGAATATCGTGGCAAAGTCGCTCTATGCCTCAGTCGGGTTTGTCGAAAACGGAGAACGGTGCGGTGAGGAAACGGTCGCGGTTTTAAAACTGTAA